The sequence AACAGCGTGTCATGATTGCTATGGCGTTGTCTTGCCAGCCTAAGCTGTTAATTGCTGATGAACCAACGACAGCATTAGATGTGACGATTCAGGCGCAAATTTTAGATTTAATCATCCATCTCAATCAAGAGCTTGGCATGGGTGTGCTATTCATCACGCATGATTTAGGTGTCGTAGCTGAACTTTGTTCTAAAGTCATGGTCATGTACTTAGGGCAAATTGTTGAGGAAATTGACACGGAGAGTCTATTTACGAAACCGTTACATCCTTATACACAAGGCTTAATTAAGTCGATCCCTCAATTGGAGGGTAATCGTACACAGGATTTACATGTCATTGAAGGAACTGTCCCTTCGTTGAATAATGTACCAAAAGGCTGTCGTTTTGCGGCGCGTTGTCCATTTGCAGATGATTTGTGTAGGGAAGCAGAACCGACATTGCGGGTGTACCAAGGGGATCATAAAGTTAGATGTTGGCATTATGAAAAAATCAATCAATTGGAGGGCGTGGTACATGAGTCATAATGAATTAGCAACGAAAGAGCCACTACTTGATGTGCACAATCTCCAAAAGTATTTTCCAGTGATGAGTCAGTTGGGACGTTTAGGCGGTGTCAAAAACTATGTTAAAGCTGTTAATGATGTGTCCTTTCAGCTGTATGAAGGAGAGACTTATGGGCTTGTAGGTGAATCAGGTTGTGGAAAAAGTACGACAGGACGTACTGTCCTTGGCTTAACTGAGGCTACGGATGGTCAAGTATTGTATCAAGGGCAGAATATTTTTAGTTTATCGAAAAAAGAACTACGAGGAATTCGTAAGGATTTGCAGATGGTTTTCCAAGATCCTTATTCTTCGTTAAATCCACGTATTCGGATTGGCCAAATGTTGGAGGAGCCGATGATTATTCATGGAATCGGTGGCGATAAGCAGCAGAGGCGTCAGCGTGTATTTGATATTTTACAGAAGGTTGGTTTACAGCCGGAGCATTATTACCGCTTTCCGCATGAGTTTTCAGGAGGACAAAGGCAGCGATTAGGCTTGGCACGTGCGCTAATTGTCAATCCGAAAATTATTATTTGTGATGAGCCAGTTTCGGCGTTAGATGTGTCGATTCAATCGCAGATTATTAATTTGTTAAAGCATTTACAAGTAGAATTTAAGCTAACTTATCTGTTCATCACCCATGATATTAGTGTTGTACGTCATATCTCTGATCGCATTGGGGTTATGTATTTAGGCAATATTATGGAGGAGGCGCCAACGGATAGCTTGTTTGCTACGCCGCTGCATCCTTATACGCAGGCGCTGTTTTCAGCAGTACCGAGTACGGATCGAACGAAGGTTAAGGAGCGGGTTGTGTTGCGTGGTGAAATCCCATCGCCCTTAAATCCACCATCGGGCTGTACGTTCCATACGAGATGTCCGTTTGCGATGGATATTTGTAAGAGCGTGGTTCCTGAGTACAAGGAGATCCATCCACAGCATAAAGTAGCTTGTCATTTATACTAATCAAGGGAGGAAATTATTTTGACTATTATTAATAAGATTAATGGGGTAAACAGTATATATAACGAGGCGGGATTACAGCTAGAAGGAAGTTTAGCGCCTAATCTAAACGGGTTATCTCCGCGAGAATTGTTAGAGGCGTCGTTAGGGTTATGCGTGGCCATTTCACTACAAAAAATGTTTGAGCGAGACAATGTTGTAGTGGAAGATAAGGATATTTCAATTGAAGTAGTGGCATCTAAAGGAGAGAATAATACAACGCGTTTTGAGAAAATGGACGTGTCGATTACGTTCCCAGAACATTTCTCTGCTGATTATAAAAAGAAGCTGATTATTTCTGTTGAAAGAGCTTGTACAATTGGCAATTCATTGAAAAATAGTATGACGATTCATACGGTGGAACAAGCCTAATAAGTAAATTAGACGCATCAAGTTGCAGCGTATTGCTGAAGCTTGATGCGTCATTTGTTACTTTAAGAAGAGCATCCACTACACGAGCTACAACTACTTCCAGAATCGGAACCTCCACTGTCTGATACGCTAGAGCTTGTTCCCGCTTCATAAGTATTGACATCGGTAACAATCCCATTCCATTGTTCTTTTTGGTCAAAGCTATCTGCAAATCCACCGTAGTCGCCAGCGTAAGCACCGTCTTGCTTCATTTTCTTGTTTTCATGAACAAAATTGTGGCTTTGTGAAGAAAATACTATAGCCCCATACCAGTAGCCATCTGCTCGTTTCTTCCGTTTTACCTGTTTACGACTAGTTTGTTGTATTTGTTTTCTGGCAAATTCCACAAAAGCAGTTAATGCATGAAGGGATGCTTCGTTGGAAGTTTGTCTGCCAAACAAATCAACGATTGCTTTTGGCTCATTCACTAACCGTTCAATCCAATTTTGATGTGCTTTCTTTCGTTGGACAAACTTACCCCATCGATGGGAGCGAGAAGTAATGTTAAAAAAAGATAGATATAATAGATCAAACCAAGCCCGTTCATCTGGCAAATCTTTTGGTGTTTCATGGGGGTGATGCTCAATTTGCTCCCCGATGAATGCTAAACAGAAATCACGATACAGCTTTTCTTCTTCTAAAAAGAAGTGCCAAATAACATCTATCTTTTGTGAAAACATCGGAAGTCCTTTCGAGATTCCAGCTAAAAAGAGAAATTTCTTGAGTTCATACCATCGTTCCCTTAGTTCATCTTCTTTCAAGGATCGTTTTTCTTTTTTTATACGAACATTTACTATTCTTTCAATCTCCATAGACCAAGCCTGATTGAATTGCTGGAACAATTGCTTGGTTTCCTTATCTGCCCATGGAGGAGCAACCAGTTTTTTTGAATAGAGATATTTTTGCTTATTCTTTTTTTCACTAGCATGCGCCCATAGTTGTAATAACACTACTAACAAAATGACTGTAGCAAAAACCAACAATAACTCCATCCGTATTTGTCCCCCTCGTTATCTCCATCTATTTGCTGAGAATAAATCGAAAAGTCGCTCACCTTTAACGAACTAATATTAACACACTATATAACCTCCTGTTAATAGCGAACACTTACCACCGAATATGTTTCGAACTTCATCCATAAACTAGAGAAACATCAAAATAGAAAGGATGAAGTAGTGAAGAAAGTATTTGTGTATAGTGCTACAATCTTAGTTGGACTCATTCTCGGTATTTTAGTAACCTATCTTATGAATTGAATAGATTATAAACAAAAAAGAGCAAAGTCATCATCAGACCTTGCTTTTTTCATTTATTAAATCAAAGCCTTTGAATCTGCTCGAGCAAACCGAATATAGACAATAAAAAAGAGAATAGCACTTAAAAAGCGTATCCCTGAGCTAATGGTCATCGCTATTTCAACGCCCCACATTTCTAACAACCAAATCCCAATTTGTGGTGCAATAAAAGCCATAACCGCTAGCAAAACATTATAGGTTGTAATGCAGTAGGTTCGCGAGGCTTCTGGCGATTGTTCGAGTAGTAAATTGAACAAAATGAGGACAGTGCCTGATAAGAAAAAGCCCGATGTTGTTTGGACAAGTGTTAAATAGTACAAATTTGTAGATAATATCGTCAAGAAAGGTGTTGTCGCCATACCAATAGCTGCCCACACGAAAACTTGAATATTGGATCTTTGTTCCGCCCATTTCTTCCATAGTGGGAAAGTTAAAATTTGCATGAGCATACTACCTACAGAAAACATGCTAATCCAAAAAATCGTTGCACCAACAATCCGAACGTGATAGATATTGAAAATCCCCCATGCCATTTGCCAAGCAAAATTAAAAAATAGGGCAGCAACTAAAAAAGATACATAACGAGAGTTTTGAAAAATGGACCAATCCATGACTTTCTTTTTCTCAATGGGTCCGTCTATTTTTAAAGGCTCTTCCTCATGTTTCATCAAGAAGAATACTTCTAGTAAGCCAAAACAAAAAGCAATGGTGAATAAAATTTGATAGGCCACTACATTATCGGATGCATCCTTCATCAAAATCCCAATCAACAGCGTTGAAATAAGGCCGACGATCGTAAGCATTCTGTTGCGGTCACTAAAAAATGCGCCCCGCCTAGAGTCACTCACTAAGCCACCAATCAGCGTTTGCCAACCAATAGTAGCGACAGTATTAGGCATACTCATAAGCGCAACCACGATGAGAAACACCCAAGCCTGGAGCGTTGTAGATGGTAAATAAACGAGCATAATGATTAATATAAACATCAAACGCGCCAGCAACACTGACATCGCGACAAGCTTCTTTTGCGCGTTTGCCTTATTTAACAAAATAGCAGCCGGGATCGTCATCAGCAATGCCATCAGTGGAGGAAGAGAGCTGATAAGTCCAACCTGATAATTTGTTGCCCCTAAAATAGTAATAGCAAAAATCGGAAAGAAGTTATTCGAAAAGTTTAATGCAATGGTCGATGCCATCCCGTGATAAATACTAATTTTCTCATTATAAGTCCGCATATGATCTCCACATTCTATATAATATTTGTCGTATGTATTGAATTATAATGCTGAATAGAGAGAATACAAGTCCTTTGAGACACGAAATTTTATTGATGCTTTTAATAGGTGAGTATTTCATATTATTGAATATTCCATTTCGTTAGACGAAGCATGTATTAATGAGATAAAATGAAAATATTGATGTCAATCTAGAAATTTACAGTATTACCTGGGAGATGAGTTTTTGATTGAAGTAAAACACTTACAATTAGATAAAGCAAAACGTTCGATTGTCATTTCTGATATCCATGCAAATTTGCAGCTTTTCAAAAAATTATTAGCCAAATTACAATATACATCGGAAGACTATTTATTCATTAATGGTGATTTGTGTGAGAAAGGACCTGCAAGCTTAGCAGTAATTGACTATGTGCGCAGCATGTCCGAGCAGTCGACAAATGTCTTTATCACAAAAGGAAATTGTGATGTGGTATTCCGTCATGTTTACAGTGGGGATGAAGGAATTATTTCATATATGAATAGGCGGCAGGATTCTGTTTTGAATGAAATGCTTTCACGATATGACAAATCTCTTGATGATTTCCCTGACCTAGAAGCATTAGCACTTTTCTACAGACAACATTTTTCGGATGTACTGGAATGGCTTGAAGCACTTCCCACCGCATTTGAAACAGATGATTTTATGATTATTCATGCAGGTATTGAAAATATTGAAGACTGGAAGCTAACAGATGAACAATTTGCTCTATCTGCACCAGCATTTTATGAACAAGAGCATCAGGCCGATAAAATAGTCATTGTAGGACATTGGCCAGTCGTTAATTATAGAGCCAAACAAATCAGCTCCCATAATCCATTGATTGATCTGGAAAAACAGGTGATTGCATTGGATGGCGGAAACCAAATAAAAGTAGATGGTCAACTTAATGCCTTAATTATTGAAAATGACACCTATTCATTTACATACGTTGACGAGTTAACGCATGAAATGAAAGTACGACATGAACATGTGGATTCAACGAAAAGAGTTGGAACCGTTACCTATCCGAATTACCAAATGGAAATAATAGAGCAAGGGGTGTTCTTTACACTTTGCAAAAATAGTAATCTTGGTATTCAACAATGGATTAAAAATGAATATTTGCTTATTGAAGACAAACAGGCACGTTGCAAAGATGACCTAAGTACAACTTTTTTATCTGTGAAAAAAGATGAGCAGGTGTTTATCATCGATGATACATGCGAAGGCTATACGCTTATCAAGACAACTAATGGAGAGGTAGGTTGGATTCCTACAGGTTGTTTGAACGCTTAAATCGGAAATCTTTTATCTGAACTGAAAGGTGGAATGATCTTTTGTTCACATTGCGACGGAAGAAGAAAAGAAAGAATAAAAATGAGGTCTATTCAATAGCAGATTTCTTTTTGGATATAGCACTTGGGATTACTGAGTTGATATTTTTACCATTTCGTTTATTGTTTTACGGTGCAAGGGGCATTATACATTGGATTGATGATTTTTGACTACAGGTATCTTGACCGTTCTGAACGGAAACTATGCTATGATAAATGAAAAGGGAGGGGGAAAGAATGACAACTCATCTGGAGTTACGTGGGCAAATTTTGAGCGAGTTGAAAAACATTATTGCTCAAACTTTGTGCAATGAAGATGTGACAGTATACCTATTTGGTTCATGGGCGAGAAATGAAGAAAAGCAAAGCTCAGATATCGATATAGCTGTGGAATCTCATTATCAGCTTCCCCCTTCTAAGTGGTTGGAATTACATGAACGAATTGAAGAATCTATTATACCGTACAACGTAGATATTGTTAATCTTGATGATGCAAGTTCGGCTTTAATTCAAAATGTTAAAAGGGAGGGAATCATTTGGAAAGACTACAAGAACGAATAGTATCTGCAAAAAAAGCATTAGCTTCCTTACAGAAACTTATTGTGATTGAACAACCGAATGATGTAGAACGAGATGCGCTAATTCAACGATTTGAATTTACATTTGAGGCAAGTTGGAAAGCGGCCAAACAGTATTTGTATGATATTGAGGGGATAGATATCGGCTCACCAAAAGGTGTTATTCGAAGCTGTCGAGAAATAACGCTATTTGATGACGAAGAAACGATCCTTGCATTGCAAATGGTGAACGATCGTAATCTAACTGTGCATACATATAATGAGGAAGTAGCGATTAAAATTCACATGAATATCAAAACGTATTATCCGTTATTATCAAACTGGATTTTACGAGTAGAAAAAAGAATATAGCAAACAAGGCCACTACATCCCATAAAGCCTCCGGCGGATGTCACGGATTTTTCAGGGAAGTTTTCGAGCGAGCTCGAAAAAATCCAGACGCAATCACGCCGGTGCGTGATTGATTATGTACGCTATTAATGGAGGAAGAGCAATGCGATTGAATCAATTTATTAGTGCATCGGGATTTTGTTCGAGGCGCAAGGTGGATGAGCTGATTAAAGAGGGGAAAGTGACAGTGAACGGGGAGCAGATTTCACTCGGTCATGTGATGAGTGAAGGAGACCGCGTTGAAGTGGATGGTCAATTGATCGAAGCAAAAGAAAATGATATTTATATTATGCTCAATAAACCGCCTGGTGTGACATGTACGGCGGCAAGTGGAATTGAAGGAAATATTATTGATTTTGTTAATTATCCGGAACGCATTTTTCCGGTAGGACGGCTTGATAAGCAGTCTGAGGGTTTAATACTACTGACGAATGACGGTAGCATTGTGAATGAGCTGTTAAAGGAAGAAAATGAGCATGAAAAAGATTATATTGTGACGGTTGATAAAAAAATAACACCTGAATTTATAGAAGATATGGCGAGTGGCGTTGATATTTACAATCCTAGAAAAAAAGGGAATGTTCAAACGAAGCCTTGTCGGGTCGTTCAGCTAGATGATTATTGTTTTAAAATTACGTTATCACAGGGATTGAATCGACAAATTCGACGTATGTGCCGACGTTTTCAATATACGGTCACGAGGTTGCAGCGTGTGAGGATTAAAGAACTTCCACTCGGCACGCTGGCGCTTGGTGAGTGGCGGCCATTGACGCCAGAAGAAACAGCTAAGTTGAAATAAAAAATAGAAGAGTGCCTTTACCCCATTTGGACATACTACAATGTGAATTGAAATGTCTACACGGAGGTGAAGCGCATGGCGAAAAATAATAATGCCAATAAAGGGAAGAAAGCGATCAGTGTAACACCGCAAGGATATACAGATACGGAATTTGCGGAGTCCCCAAAAAGTAAGTTAGAAAATGCGGCTAAAAAGAAAAATACTAAATAGGTTTGTAATTGCAACATTATACTGCAAACCAGCCTGAATTGAGAGCAGGCTGGTTTTTTGTACTTATGAAATTTCTGGGAACGTTATCACTAACTGTCCTTCAATATTGATAACTTCGATAAGTGTATCGTTAAACAGATAAGGCGTATCATTGCTATCCTGCGGCGTTATTTTTTCGTAGTTATTATTTACGGATAATACAGGAAACGTCACGGGAATGTAACGACCTTTGTTTAGTGTTTTCATATTGCCCATTAAAAAGATTTCTTTGCTGGAAGCTGCAAAACTTAAATGACCGACTTCTTTGTTTAATTTTCCAGAGACTAATGCCACGCTTTGCAATAAAGAAATGATACATAAAATGAAGTCATTGATGATTTCATTTGATAATTTATCAAAGCCATAGCCACTAAATAACGCGTTAAAGCCCGTTCTAATGTCTTTAAATGAGAAAAGGTCTTCGATTTTCTTCCTCGTCTTCACTTTTTCTAAATTCGTAATAATGTCTTTACATTCTTCGAGGTAGTCTTTGACATAACCTGTATTGTTTTCTCTGAGGAGTAAGAAATCACTTAGTTCTTGAATTACTTTATTGTCCTGCGCGTCTTTTCTGACGACCATTAAAAAGCTATACAGGTCTTTTTCATCAAAAGTTCTTTCTGTAAACTTATTATAATAGTATGTAATAAGTTGTTGTTGTTTTTTATCCAAAATATTCGCTCCTAGTTATGTACTTCAAATTCATCATACCATGGCGAACATTGAAAATCACGGGACATTCCATTAGAAATACACTATAATAGGAACATAAGCTTGTATATCCGAATTAAATCAAACAATACAGAGTCAGTCATCTCGAATGCACAGAGATACTGACTTCTATTCATTTGTAGAAAGAAGGCATTCCTGTGACTCAACAATCAACTAAACAGAAAGTCCTGCGCTGTGGTCTAGGCGTGACAGATAACGCACGTAAAGGAATGTCTCAATTTGTCAAAGGAGAACATGCCTTTTTTGCGTTACAGGATGCCTTTGACATCTATATTGAGAAACGCCCGAATAATAAACAAGGTAATATGTCCTTTTCATTTTTCTTTGATAACGATACGAATGAAGTGTTAGCGAAGCGGCTACAAGGCAAGGTTGCTGTGATGGAATGTGTGTATCAGCATGATGGTTTTTTGGCAACGGGTTTTCATGTGAGGGGACGAAAAGAGATTGTCCGCACGAATCGTCGTTTGCCGACTCGTTTAAAGTTTCAACTGGGCCGTAATACCGGTGCAACGATGCCGGTTGACTTGTATACGAGTCTTCGGGAGTTGCCGATTGCGGAAGAACGCTCTGACTATGTGAAGAAAAGAATTTCTAGCTGGGAAGGCTATTTGAGGATACAGGAACGTAATGCAGATGTTGCAGACGTGACATCGGCTTTTTCGCGTGCTAGTTTTAGTGAGGATTTTAGCAAGTTGCGCCTAGTGTGCAGTGATTTAAAAGGGCCCGATTGGCAGGTCATTAAAGGTTTTAGTGCGAAGATGGCAGGAACTTCACAAGATTTCGGCAGTGTCCTAAATGCCAATCGTTCTAAAGGTGTGATCGAAATTGAACTGACTCGCCATTATAGAGAGATGGCTAGACAACATAAATGGCAACCAAAATCGTTTAAAGAAGTGATATTCAGTAATTTTTTGGAGCTTAGCCAAGTGAGGCGATTACGCAAAGGCTTTAAAGATTTGCAGGATGGTCTGGCAGCGAATGCCAATTTAGAAAAGGTTTTATTTGAAGAGCGACCTACTGTCCGTATATCCAAAAATCAGCAGCAATTCGAATTTCATAATGAATTAAATAAGTTCCAAAAGGAAGCTGTTACGGGTGCCATGACTTCCCATGATTTATATGTCATTCAAGGACCTCCGGGAACAGGGAAAACAACAGTTATATCCGAAATTTGTCATCAAAATGTGAAGGCGGGGCTACGCACGCTTGTCGCTTCTCAGGCCAATTTAGCGGTTGATAATGCGCTTGGGCGTTTATTATCACACCAGGATATTCGAATTTTGCGCTATGGACGAACAGAAAGCATTGAAGAAGAAGGCAAGAAGTTTATCGAAGAAAATGTAGCGCTTAATTGGAAAAACCAGACCTTGGCGGCGGTCAATGAACAGTTGGACTCGCATAGCAAGATGGCGCTTCAACTAAAGGAAGATATCCAGCGTTGTGAAGTGCAGCAAGACGAGTTACAACGAGAATTAGTTACATTAGCCGAAAAGATTAAGTTGAAGCAGGAAGCTGAAGTTGAACAGCAGGTGCTTGCTGAAGAAGTGAGCAAGCTGACTGCAAGAATGGACAGTATTACAGCAGAGCGTGAGAGCTTATTGCAGCATCAAACTGAGTTGCAAAAAAAAGCGACTGGGGTATCGACCGAAATCGAACGAATTGAACAGCTTTTGCAATCCGAAAAAATAAATTCACAGACTGTCGATCAAATGGAACTTCTACAAAAAGCGCTAGTAAAGCTACGTGGTGATATTAGCTATCGTCAAATATTACGCCAAATTGGTGAAGCCGAACAGTCACTTACGATGACTCAACAGGAGCTGGAAGTGAAGCGCACCAAAATAGACGAATATCAGCACTTTGTGAAGGAGCTTGAAACGCTAGCTAAGTTAGCGGATTTGAAAAGTCAATTGGCTGCTGCAGGCATGGATGTACCAGCCCAGACTCATCAAAAAATAACTGAATTAGACCGTTTTCTCGTTGAGATTCAATCCAGCCAATCAACAGATGGCTATACAGAGTGGATGGAACTTGGTGTTAGGTTATCTACTGCTATCGAGAAAATGGAAGACCTACTAAGAGAGCATGGATTTCTCCAGCATTCAGGGGAGAAAACAGTACGTCGTAATTATGCGACAGTAGCTGAAATTAATGGATTAATTGACAATATCGCGCGATTCATAGTAGCGCCAACGACAAGGCAGAGTCTAGCCATTAAAAGTTATTCAGCTGAAAAATATGAAAACCTCGAAAACATTGCAATTGGTTTGCATATGTTGCGCCAGCAAAAGAGTTTTACAACGATGCAAATGGGAAGCTTTGAAAAGCAAAATGGACTACTCTCCCAATCGAAAGTATTGTTTACTGCGATTCGGTTGGAAATCGTAAACAATACGAATCAATCTATTTCGAAAATAACACAAGAAACAATAATCCTACAGCAGCATTATGACAGTCGCCAACTGGAGTTAAGCGAACTCCAGCAAACAAGTTCAAAACTATTGGAACAAATAGGTACGATAGATGAAACAACTGAACTGAGTGATATGACAGCACAATTGGCAGACAAAGAAAAAGTATATGCTACTTACCGACAAAAGAAAGAATTGCTAGAGACATATGCTGGAGAGTTACAGGGTTATCAGACTGCGGCGCAATTCATTACGGAAGAAATGGACAAAAATTCTTTGACGTTACAGTTGTTAATCGAGGAAGAAAAGGGACTGCGCGAAGAATTAGTCGAACCGCAGCAGCGACTCTTGGTGTTGGCAGACATACTGAAAGAACAACCTGAAGTGGAGCAACGCCAAGTACTTGCGATATTAGAAACGTTATTAGACGAACTTGAGGGCATGAAAAAAGACCAACAACGTTTGCCGATTACACAAGCTATTCAGCAACAATGGCTATCATTACTAACGGGAGCCAACGACTATGATTTAGATGAAATCCGAAAACTGTACGTCAAACACGCCAATGTGATCGGTACAACTTGTGTGGCGTCAGCAAGACGTGATTTCATGGAAGAATATCCAACCTTCGATGTCGTCATTATTGACGAGGTGTCAAAAGCAACACCTCCTGAATTGCTACTGCCGATGTTAAAGGGCAAAAAGATTATTTTAGTAGGGGATCATCATCAGTTGCCGCCACTTGTTGGACAAGAAACACTTGAGGAGTTTCTTGAGGAAATCGATATTCAGGAAGATAAGAGAGAATTTGAAAAACTGCTCAATGAGTCGTTATTCGAGCGCCTTTTCAGGACATTACCGAAGCAAAATAAGACGATGCTAGGCATTCAGTATCGAATGCATGAAAGCATTATGCAGACGATCACACCTTTTTATGAAGAAGGGGACTACCGTTTGCAATGTGGGCTGACGGATTCTGATAAGGTACGCGATCACATGATTGATTCCCGTTATATTGAGCGGAAGGACCATCTTCTTTGGTTTGATATGCCCAATAAGCCGGCGTATTTTGAGGAAAAGGTGAAGGGCGGTACAAGTCGTTTCAACGAGGCAGAATTGACGATGGTCAAAAATCTTTTGGTTGATTTGGAACAAGCGACTGATAAAGCTAAGAATGAAGGCAAGATGCAGTCAGAAGACAAAAAAAGTGTCGGTGTCATTAGCTTTTACGGGGAACAGGTCAAGCGCATCGATCGCCTAATTCAACAGGACTTAATGCCACAGCACTTGCATTGCCGAACGGGATCTGTAGATAAGTTTCAAGGAATGGAAATGGATATCATTATTTTAAGCTTCGTACGAAATCATGGAGAAAAAGGTGGCGACATCGGTTTCGCACGCGATTACAGGCGGCTAAATGTCGCGTTGTCGCGTGCACGTGAGCTGCTCATTATTATAGGAAGCTCAGAAATGTTTACCGTGCGGACAAAACATCCAAGTTCAAGGGAAATGTATGGACGTCTGTTAGAGGATATTAAGAAGAAAAATGGCTTTAGGCCTTATGAAGAAAGGTGAAAAAACATCCTAATTAGGTAATGTAGTAATGTACATCAGAAAAGCAGCGTCAACAACTGTTCAAAGTCGTTGACGCTGCTTTTTATTCCGGTTTCGTATGCGTTAAGAAGTTCCGGTAAAATGCGGAAAATGCTAAATAAGCAATAAGTGAGCCGGTTACAAAAAGGAGTAGGAATGTAAAGACAGCAAAGCTAAAATATAAAATGACCCCACTGCCCAAAGTTACCGTTATAAATAACATAGGACTTCCAAGAGTGACCAAGAAAGTGTTTTTTAAAGCAGCGTACCATTTCATATGATAATGAACAGTTACTGAAAAAAGATTGATGGTGAAGACGAATAGTAGAACGCCTAAAACAATGAATAGAATCATCAGCATTTTATTGTTTGTAGAGAAATAGTAGAGATCTATCGCCCAAACGAGCCAAACTGCCGTTAAGAAAAGTCCATTCACTAAACTTCTTTTATAGTTTTCCTTATAAAAACGCCAGTAGGACTTAAAAACCTGTCCGCTATTGTCAACTTTCATAATCCAACCTCTGACTACTGCAAACATCGCGGTAGTAGCAGGGAAAAATAACAAAGGCATCAATATTGCTAAGGGGAGAACAAAGAGTAGCAAATCTTCTAGCCGTTCAACAAACAATAGATTTAAACATAAAAAGGCGACGGGCAAGTTAAATAATATCCAGAATAGATTTGTAAAAGCAAATTTCATAATCCATTCACTAATGACGTATAGCTTACCCATTAACCCAGAGCTGTCAGTCATGCTAGTGTTCCTCCTTCAAGCTACAAATAGGATTATTTATTCAAGTGCAACGATGCTGCTCCAAGCAATCCAGCCTTGTTCCCAAGGGTTGCACTAATAATTTGAACACCAGTAAAACTACTGATTACTAATTCCTGGACCTTAGCTGAAACTGCTTTCACTAGTTTTTTCTGCTCCATCACACCGCCGCCAATAATAATCGCTGGTGGATTAAAGATATGGATGAGTGAGACGAGTCCATTTGCTACTTCGAGGACCCAATCATTTAGCACTTTTTCTAGTTGCTGATCACCTTGCTCAAGTCCTTCAAAAATCGCTCGGCCATTGATATATTTACTATT comes from Sporosarcina sp. FSL K6-3457 and encodes:
- a CDS encoding ABC transporter ATP-binding protein, which encodes MAKQPLLAVENIKTHFYTDRGRVTAVDGISFRLDAGEIIGVVGESGCGKSVMSQSIMRLFDERNTVEYEGEVLFEGENLLKLSKANMRKVRGNDISMIFQDPLSSLNPVYTIGDQIREAILLHQKISKKEAYAKAIDMLRLTGIPSPEQRVNEYPHQLSGGMQQRVMIAMALSCQPKLLIADEPTTALDVTIQAQILDLIIHLNQELGMGVLFITHDLGVVAELCSKVMVMYLGQIVEEIDTESLFTKPLHPYTQGLIKSIPQLEGNRTQDLHVIEGTVPSLNNVPKGCRFAARCPFADDLCREAEPTLRVYQGDHKVRCWHYEKINQLEGVVHES
- a CDS encoding ABC transporter ATP-binding protein, producing MSHNELATKEPLLDVHNLQKYFPVMSQLGRLGGVKNYVKAVNDVSFQLYEGETYGLVGESGCGKSTTGRTVLGLTEATDGQVLYQGQNIFSLSKKELRGIRKDLQMVFQDPYSSLNPRIRIGQMLEEPMIIHGIGGDKQQRRQRVFDILQKVGLQPEHYYRFPHEFSGGQRQRLGLARALIVNPKIIICDEPVSALDVSIQSQIINLLKHLQVEFKLTYLFITHDISVVRHISDRIGVMYLGNIMEEAPTDSLFATPLHPYTQALFSAVPSTDRTKVKERVVLRGEIPSPLNPPSGCTFHTRCPFAMDICKSVVPEYKEIHPQHKVACHLY
- a CDS encoding OsmC family protein, yielding MTIINKINGVNSIYNEAGLQLEGSLAPNLNGLSPRELLEASLGLCVAISLQKMFERDNVVVEDKDISIEVVASKGENNTTRFEKMDVSITFPEHFSADYKKKLIISVERACTIGNSLKNSMTIHTVEQA
- a CDS encoding MFS transporter, with the translated sequence MRTYNEKISIYHGMASTIALNFSNNFFPIFAITILGATNYQVGLISSLPPLMALLMTIPAAILLNKANAQKKLVAMSVLLARLMFILIIMLVYLPSTTLQAWVFLIVVALMSMPNTVATIGWQTLIGGLVSDSRRGAFFSDRNRMLTIVGLISTLLIGILMKDASDNVVAYQILFTIAFCFGLLEVFFLMKHEEEPLKIDGPIEKKKVMDWSIFQNSRYVSFLVAALFFNFAWQMAWGIFNIYHVRIVGATIFWISMFSVGSMLMQILTFPLWKKWAEQRSNIQVFVWAAIGMATTPFLTILSTNLYYLTLVQTTSGFFLSGTVLILFNLLLEQSPEASRTYCITTYNVLLAVMAFIAPQIGIWLLEMWGVEIAMTISSGIRFLSAILFFIVYIRFARADSKALI
- a CDS encoding metallophosphoesterase; protein product: MIEVKHLQLDKAKRSIVISDIHANLQLFKKLLAKLQYTSEDYLFINGDLCEKGPASLAVIDYVRSMSEQSTNVFITKGNCDVVFRHVYSGDEGIISYMNRRQDSVLNEMLSRYDKSLDDFPDLEALALFYRQHFSDVLEWLEALPTAFETDDFMIIHAGIENIEDWKLTDEQFALSAPAFYEQEHQADKIVIVGHWPVVNYRAKQISSHNPLIDLEKQVIALDGGNQIKVDGQLNALIIENDTYSFTYVDELTHEMKVRHEHVDSTKRVGTVTYPNYQMEIIEQGVFFTLCKNSNLGIQQWIKNEYLLIEDKQARCKDDLSTTFLSVKKDEQVFIIDDTCEGYTLIKTTNGEVGWIPTGCLNA
- a CDS encoding nucleotidyltransferase family protein, which codes for MTTHLELRGQILSELKNIIAQTLCNEDVTVYLFGSWARNEEKQSSDIDIAVESHYQLPPSKWLELHERIEESIIPYNVDIVNLDDASSALIQNVKREGIIWKDYKNE
- a CDS encoding HI0074 family nucleotidyltransferase substrate-binding subunit, with the translated sequence MERLQERIVSAKKALASLQKLIVIEQPNDVERDALIQRFEFTFEASWKAAKQYLYDIEGIDIGSPKGVIRSCREITLFDDEETILALQMVNDRNLTVHTYNEEVAIKIHMNIKTYYPLLSNWILRVEKRI